The following are from one region of the Streptomyces fradiae genome:
- the thiO gene encoding glycine oxidase ThiO yields the protein MSRTSSTGITGNAHSTADVLVIGGGIIGLVTAWRAAQRGLRVAVADPDPGGGAARVAAGMLAAVTELHYGEETLLGLNLASARRYPAFVAELAEATGHDVGYRACGTLAVALDADDRAHLRELHTLQTRCGLASEWLSGRDCRRLEPMLAPGVRGGLRVDGDHQVDPRRLADALVVACERAGVVLHRTRAERLTVVRDRAAGAVLADGTEVAADQVVLAAGSLSGRLDGVPADVLPPVRPVKGQVLRLRVPPAYAPFLSRTVRAMVRGSHVYLVPRANGELVVGATSEELGWDTTVTAGGVYELLRDAHELVPGITELPLTETRAGLRPGSPDNAPLLGPSALPGLQLATGHYRNGVLLTPVTGDVMAEALTTGALPDEARAFTARRFSPVHLEHA from the coding sequence ATGTCGCGTACGAGCAGTACAGGCATTACCGGCAATGCACACAGCACGGCCGACGTCCTCGTCATCGGGGGCGGCATCATCGGCCTGGTCACCGCCTGGCGGGCCGCGCAGCGCGGGCTGCGGGTCGCCGTGGCCGACCCCGATCCGGGCGGCGGGGCCGCCCGGGTGGCGGCGGGGATGCTCGCCGCCGTCACCGAGCTCCACTACGGCGAGGAGACCCTGCTCGGGCTCAACCTCGCCTCCGCCCGCCGCTATCCCGCGTTCGTCGCCGAGCTCGCCGAGGCCACCGGGCACGACGTGGGCTACCGCGCCTGCGGCACCCTCGCGGTCGCGCTCGACGCCGACGACCGGGCCCATCTGCGCGAGCTGCACACCCTGCAGACCCGCTGCGGGCTCGCCTCCGAGTGGCTCAGCGGCCGCGACTGCCGGCGCCTTGAGCCCATGCTCGCCCCGGGCGTGCGCGGCGGGCTCCGGGTGGACGGCGACCACCAGGTCGACCCGCGCCGGCTCGCCGACGCGCTGGTCGTGGCCTGCGAGCGGGCCGGGGTGGTCCTCCACCGGACCCGCGCGGAGCGCCTGACGGTGGTACGGGACCGGGCCGCCGGCGCGGTCCTCGCGGACGGCACCGAGGTCGCCGCCGACCAGGTGGTGCTCGCCGCCGGCAGCCTGAGCGGCCGGCTCGACGGCGTACCGGCGGACGTCCTGCCGCCCGTGCGGCCCGTGAAGGGCCAGGTCCTGCGGCTGCGGGTGCCGCCCGCGTACGCGCCGTTCCTGTCCCGCACCGTCCGCGCCATGGTCCGCGGCAGCCACGTCTATCTGGTGCCGCGCGCCAACGGCGAGCTGGTGGTCGGCGCCACCAGCGAGGAGCTCGGCTGGGACACCACCGTCACCGCCGGCGGGGTGTACGAGCTGCTGCGCGACGCGCACGAGCTGGTGCCCGGCATCACCGAGCTGCCGCTCACCGAGACCCGCGCCGGCCTTCGCCCCGGCTCCCCCGACAACGCGCCGCTGCTCGGCCCCAGCGCCCTGCCCGGGCTCCAGCTGGCCACCGGCCACTACCGCAACGGGGTGCTGCTCACCCCCGTCACCGGCGACGTGATGGCCGAGGCCCTGACCACCGGCGCGCTGCCGGACGAGGCCCGCGCCTTCACCGCCCGCCGCTTCTCCCCCGTACACCTGGAGCACGCATGA
- the thiS gene encoding sulfur carrier protein ThiS has protein sequence MNVSVNGEPRELSPGLALDALVATLTTAHSGVAAAVNETVVPRSQWAATPLADGDRIEVLTAVQGG, from the coding sequence ATGAACGTGTCCGTGAACGGAGAGCCGCGAGAGCTCTCCCCCGGTCTGGCGCTCGACGCCCTCGTCGCCACCCTCACCACCGCGCACTCCGGGGTGGCCGCCGCCGTCAACGAGACCGTGGTCCCGCGCAGCCAGTGGGCCGCGACGCCGCTCGCCGACGGCGACCGGATCGAGGTCCTGACCGCGGTCCAGGGGGGCTGA
- a CDS encoding thiazole synthase has translation MSDDVFTLGGTAFTSRLIMGTGGAPSLDVLERSLVASGTELTTVAMRRLDPQVQGSVLSVLDKLGIRVLPNTAGCFTAGEAVLTARLAREALGTDWIKLEVIADERTLLPDAVELLDAAETLVDDGFTVLPYTNDDPVLARKLEDVGCAAIMPLGSPIGSGLGIRNPHNFQLITERAGVPVILDAGAGTASDAALAMELGCSAVMLASAVTRAQEPVLMAAAMKSAVEAGRLAHRAGRIPRRHFAEASSPQDGRARLDPERPAF, from the coding sequence ATGTCCGACGACGTCTTCACCCTCGGCGGCACCGCCTTCACCTCCCGTCTGATCATGGGCACCGGCGGGGCGCCCAGCCTCGACGTGCTCGAACGCTCCCTGGTCGCCAGCGGCACCGAGCTGACCACCGTGGCCATGCGCCGCCTTGACCCGCAGGTGCAGGGCTCGGTGCTCTCCGTCCTGGACAAGCTGGGCATCCGGGTGCTGCCCAACACGGCCGGCTGCTTCACGGCCGGCGAGGCCGTGCTCACCGCGCGGCTCGCCCGCGAGGCGCTCGGCACGGACTGGATCAAGCTGGAGGTCATCGCCGACGAGCGGACCCTGCTGCCGGACGCCGTGGAGCTGCTCGACGCGGCGGAGACCCTGGTCGACGACGGCTTCACCGTCCTGCCGTACACCAACGACGACCCGGTCCTGGCCCGCAAGCTGGAGGACGTGGGCTGCGCCGCGATCATGCCGCTGGGCTCGCCCATCGGCTCCGGGCTCGGCATCCGCAACCCGCACAACTTCCAGCTGATCACCGAGCGGGCCGGGGTACCGGTGATCCTGGACGCGGGCGCCGGCACCGCCTCGGACGCGGCGCTCGCGATGGAGCTGGGCTGCTCGGCGGTGATGCTGGCCTCGGCGGTCACCCGGGCCCAGGAGCCGGTCCTGATGGCCGCCGCCATGAAGAGCGCCGTGGAGGCGGGCCGGCTGGCGCACCGGGCGGGCCGCATCCCGCGCCGCCACTTCGCGGAGGCCTCCTCGCCGCAGGACGGCCGCGCCCGGCTCGATCCGGAGCGCCCGGCCTTCTGA
- the pknB gene encoding Stk1 family PASTA domain-containing Ser/Thr kinase: MDTTLQDPLVGRLLDGRYRVDARIAVGGMATVYRAVDTRLDRELALKVMHPDLATDAAFVERFMREAKSVARLAHPNVVAVFDQGADGAYVYLAMEYVAGCTLRDVLRERGALRPRAALDVLEPVLAALGAAHRAGFVHRDMKPENVLIGDDGRVKVADFGLVRAVGSATDSTGAVLGTVSYLAPEQIEHGTADTRADVYACGVVLYEMLTGAKPHSGDTPAQVLYQHLNTDVPAPSGAVPGLAVELDELVASATARNPDVRPYDAVALLAQVREARAGLTEEQLDAVPPQARPAAEADGAEDRTSVIPRIRPLPVEHMPAEQMPVEHTSLLPTPEPTATPGRVGGTGRPARRRPRGPLLIVAAVLLALGIGTGVWYINSGQFTRVPAVLGQTEEQATKRLADAGLDVGTTKRDFSDVYERGTVMAVDPGPGERIRGNGAVTLTLSRGPRVVKVPNLKGTPLADARKVLAEEGLAPGVITYSFSDDVAQGAVIGSDPEPGTERSPDSAIALEVSKGRPIDVPDVRGEAVADATAELQEAGLKVVVAPEQVNSPESAGSVAAQSLAEGSRAAKGDTITLTVSKGPRMVEVPDVVGSKVDEARAELEDAGFEVKVEKDFPFLGDTVVRQSVEGGGTAAEGSTVTITLKGL, encoded by the coding sequence GTGGACACGACCCTTCAGGACCCCCTCGTCGGGCGGCTGCTCGACGGCCGCTACCGCGTCGACGCGCGCATCGCCGTCGGCGGGATGGCCACGGTCTACCGGGCCGTCGACACCCGGCTCGACCGGGAGCTCGCGCTCAAGGTGATGCACCCCGACCTCGCCACCGACGCCGCCTTCGTGGAGCGCTTCATGCGCGAGGCCAAGTCGGTGGCGCGGCTCGCCCACCCCAATGTCGTCGCGGTCTTCGACCAGGGCGCGGACGGCGCGTACGTCTATCTCGCGATGGAGTACGTGGCCGGCTGCACCCTGCGCGACGTGCTGCGCGAGCGCGGGGCGCTGCGGCCGCGCGCCGCCCTGGACGTGCTCGAACCGGTGCTCGCCGCGCTCGGCGCCGCGCACCGGGCCGGGTTCGTGCACCGCGACATGAAGCCGGAGAACGTCCTGATAGGGGACGACGGCCGGGTGAAGGTCGCCGACTTCGGCCTGGTCCGCGCCGTGGGCTCGGCCACCGACAGCACCGGCGCCGTCCTCGGCACCGTGTCCTATCTGGCCCCGGAGCAGATCGAGCACGGCACCGCCGACACCCGCGCCGACGTGTACGCGTGCGGGGTCGTCCTGTACGAGATGCTGACCGGCGCCAAGCCGCACTCCGGGGACACCCCGGCGCAGGTGCTCTACCAGCACCTCAACACCGATGTGCCCGCGCCCTCCGGCGCCGTGCCCGGCCTCGCGGTCGAGCTGGACGAGCTGGTGGCGAGCGCCACCGCCCGCAACCCCGACGTCCGTCCGTACGACGCGGTCGCGCTGCTCGCGCAGGTCCGTGAGGCGCGCGCCGGGCTCACCGAGGAGCAGCTCGACGCGGTGCCGCCGCAGGCCCGGCCGGCCGCCGAGGCCGACGGGGCGGAGGACCGCACCAGCGTGATCCCGCGGATCCGGCCGCTGCCGGTGGAGCACATGCCGGCGGAGCAGATGCCGGTCGAGCACACCAGTCTGCTGCCGACGCCCGAGCCGACGGCCACACCCGGCCGGGTCGGCGGGACGGGCCGTCCGGCCCGCCGCCGGCCGCGCGGCCCGCTCCTGATCGTCGCCGCCGTCCTGCTCGCCCTCGGCATCGGGACCGGCGTCTGGTACATCAACTCGGGCCAGTTCACCCGGGTCCCGGCGGTCCTCGGCCAGACCGAGGAGCAGGCCACGAAGCGCCTCGCGGACGCGGGGCTCGACGTGGGCACGACGAAGCGTGACTTCAGCGACGTGTACGAGCGCGGCACGGTCATGGCCGTCGACCCGGGCCCCGGCGAGCGGATCCGCGGCAACGGCGCGGTGACCCTCACCCTCTCCCGCGGCCCGCGCGTGGTGAAGGTCCCGAACCTGAAGGGCACCCCGCTCGCCGACGCCAGGAAGGTGCTGGCCGAGGAGGGGCTGGCGCCGGGCGTCATCACGTACTCCTTCAGCGACGACGTCGCGCAGGGCGCGGTGATCGGCTCCGACCCGGAGCCGGGCACCGAGCGCAGCCCCGACTCGGCGATCGCCCTCGAGGTCAGCAAGGGCCGCCCGATCGACGTGCCGGACGTGCGCGGCGAAGCGGTCGCGGACGCCACCGCGGAGCTCCAGGAGGCCGGCCTGAAGGTGGTCGTCGCCCCGGAGCAGGTGAACTCCCCGGAGAGCGCCGGCTCGGTCGCCGCGCAGTCCCTCGCCGAGGGCAGCCGGGCCGCGAAGGGCGACACGATCACCCTGACCGTCTCCAAGGGCCCGCGGATGGTCGAGGTCCCGGACGTCGTCGGCTCGAAGGTGGACGAGGCCAGGGCGGAGCTGGAGGACGCGGGCTTCGAGGTGAAGGTCGAGAAGGACTTCCCCTTCCTCGGCGACACCGTGGTGCGCCAGTCGGTCGAGGGCGGCGGCACGGCGGCCGAGGGCTCCACCGTCACCATCACGCTCAAGGGGCTGTAG
- a CDS encoding deoxyribonuclease IV: MTEAGPGDLPRGRGRNPVGGHVPVAGGLAKVGLGYARELGAETVQVFVANPRGWATPVGNPEQDELFRAGCAEEGLSAWVHAPYLINFGSHTEATVEKSVDSLRHSLRRARAIGARGVVVHTGSATGGRPRAEALAQVRERMLPLLDELTHPDDPDLLLESTAGQGFSLCSRTWDFGPYFEALDRHPKLGVCLDTCHVFAAGHDLAGPHGAAQTLDQLVETVGEGRLKLIHANDSKDVVGAHKDRHANIGAGHIGQEGFRALLRHPATAGVPLVIETPGGTPGHKADVELLKKLR; this comes from the coding sequence ATGACCGAAGCCGGACCAGGCGACCTGCCTCGCGGCCGCGGCCGCAATCCCGTCGGCGGCCATGTGCCCGTGGCCGGCGGCCTCGCGAAGGTGGGGCTCGGTTACGCGCGGGAGCTCGGCGCCGAGACCGTGCAGGTCTTCGTGGCGAACCCGCGCGGCTGGGCCACTCCGGTCGGCAACCCGGAGCAGGACGAGCTGTTCCGCGCGGGGTGCGCCGAGGAGGGCCTGTCGGCCTGGGTGCACGCCCCGTACCTGATCAACTTCGGCTCGCACACCGAGGCCACCGTGGAGAAGTCGGTGGACTCGCTGCGGCACTCGCTGCGCCGGGCCCGGGCGATCGGCGCCCGCGGCGTGGTGGTACACACCGGCTCGGCGACCGGGGGCCGGCCGCGCGCCGAGGCGCTCGCGCAGGTGCGGGAGCGGATGCTGCCGCTGCTCGACGAGCTGACCCACCCGGACGACCCGGACCTGCTCCTGGAGTCGACGGCCGGGCAGGGCTTCTCGCTGTGCTCGCGGACCTGGGACTTCGGCCCGTACTTCGAGGCGCTCGACCGGCACCCCAAGCTGGGTGTGTGCCTGGACACCTGCCATGTCTTCGCCGCGGGGCACGACCTGGCCGGCCCGCACGGGGCCGCCCAGACCCTCGACCAGCTGGTGGAGACGGTCGGCGAGGGACGGCTGAAACTGATCCACGCCAACGACTCCAAGGACGTCGTCGGCGCGCACAAGGACCGGCACGCGAACATCGGCGCGGGCCACATCGGGCAGGAGGGCTTCCGCGCCCTGCTGCGGCATCCGGCCACGGCGGGGGTTCCGCTGGTCATCGAGACGCCGGGCGGGACGCCGGGGCACAAGGCGGATGTGGAGCTGCTGAAGAAGCTGCGCTGA
- a CDS encoding DUF4396 domain-containing protein has protein sequence MQHEAHAHHEHHEGHETHQHHEGHHEHHGHGPVTWSTAAQATFHCLTGCAIGEVLGMIIGTALGWGNVPTMVLAIALAFFFGYALTLRGILKAGVDFKTAFKVALAADTLSIAVMEIIDNGVIALWPGAMDAHLSDALFWIVLAISLGVAFVLTTPVNKWMIGRGKGHAVVHQYH, from the coding sequence ATGCAGCACGAAGCGCACGCCCACCACGAGCACCACGAGGGTCACGAAACCCACCAGCACCACGAGGGCCACCACGAGCACCACGGTCACGGCCCGGTGACCTGGTCGACGGCCGCCCAGGCGACCTTCCACTGCCTCACCGGCTGCGCCATCGGCGAGGTGCTCGGCATGATCATCGGCACCGCCCTCGGCTGGGGCAACGTACCGACGATGGTCCTGGCGATCGCCCTGGCGTTCTTCTTCGGCTACGCGCTCACCCTGCGCGGCATCCTGAAGGCCGGCGTCGACTTCAAGACCGCGTTCAAGGTCGCGCTCGCCGCCGACACGCTGTCCATCGCGGTCATGGAGATCATCGACAACGGCGTCATCGCGCTCTGGCCGGGCGCCATGGACGCGCACCTGTCCGACGCGCTCTTCTGGATCGTCCTGGCGATCTCGCTCGGGGTCGCCTTCGTCCTCACGACCCCGGTCAACAAGTGGATGATCGGCCGCGGCAAGGGCCACGCCGTCGTCCACCAGTACCACTGA